A single genomic interval of Astyanax mexicanus isolate ESR-SI-001 chromosome 4, AstMex3_surface, whole genome shotgun sequence harbors:
- the glula gene encoding glutamate-ammonia ligase (glutamine synthase) a yields the protein MATSSSSQLSKLVKSQYMELPQGEKVQAMYIWIDGTGEGLRCKTRTLDSEPKSIEDLPEWNFDGSSTYQSEGSNSDMYLIPSAMFRDPFRKDPNKLVLCEVLKYNRKPAETNHRVTCQKIMQMVEDQSPWFGMEQEYTILGTDGHPFGWPSNGFPGPQGPYYCGVGADKAYGRDIVEAHYRACLYAGVQICGTNAEVMPAQWEFQVGPCEGIEMGDHLWVARFILHRVCEDFGVVVSFDPKPIPGNWNGAGCHTNFSTKAMREDGGLTYIEESIERLGKRHSYHIRAYDPKGGLDNARRLTGHHETSNIHEFSAGVANRGASIRIPRAVGQEKKGYFEDRRPSANCDPYAVTQALIRTCLLNEEGDEPADY from the exons ATGGCGACCTCCTCGAGCTCTCAGCTCAGTAAGCTGGTGAAGAGCCAGTACATGGAGCTTCCTCAGGGGGAGAAGGTTCAGGCCATGTATATCTGGATAGATGGAACTGGGGAAGGACTGAGGTGCAAAACCAGAACTCTGGACTCTGAACCCAAGAGCATCGAAG atCTCCCCGAGTGGAATTTTGATGGTTCCAGTACGTACCAGTCTGAAGGCTCCAACAGCGACATGTATCTGATTCCGTCGGCAATGTTTCGGGATCCGTTCCGCAAAGACCCAAATAAACTGGTCCTCTGTGAGGTTCTGAAGTACAACCGCAAACCTGCTG AAACGAACCACCGTGTGACGTGTCAGAAGATCATGCAGATGGTGGAGGATCAGAGCCCCTGGTTCGGGATGGAGCAGGAGTACACCATCCTGGGGACAGACGGGCATCCCTTCGGCTGGCCCTCCAATGGGTTCCCTGGACCTCAGG GACCGTATTACTGTGGTGTGGGGGCTGATAAGGCGTACGGTCGGGACATCGTGGAGGCGCATTACCGCGCCTGTCTGTACGCCGGGGTGCAGATCTGCGGCACCAACGCCGAGGTCATGCCGGCTCAG TGGGAGTTCCAGGTGGGTCCGTGTGAGGGGATTGAGATGGGGGATCACCTGTGGGTGGCGCGGTTTATTCTGCACCGGGTCTGTGAGGATTTCGGCGTGGTCGTGTCCTTCGACCCCAAACCCATCCCCGGAAACTGGAACGGAGCCGGCTGCCACACCAACTTCAGCACCAAGGCCATGCGGGAGGACGGCGGCCTGAC ATACATCGAGGAGTCTATCGAGCGACTGGGGAAGAGGCACAGCTACCACATCCGGGCGTACGACCCTAAAGGAGGCCTGGATAACGCCCGGCGCCTGACCGGCCACCACGAGACCTCCAACATCCACGAGTTCTCCGCCGGCGTGGCCAACCGCGGCGCCAGCATCCGCATCCCTCGCGCCGTCGGCCAGGAGAAGAAGGGATACTTCGAGGACCGGCGTCCGTCCGCCAACTGCGACCCGTACGCCGTTACCCAGGCGCTCATACGCACCTGCCTGCTGAACGAGGAGGGAGACGAACCCGCGGACTATTAG